From the genome of Fusobacterium varium, one region includes:
- the mutL_2 gene encoding DNA mismatch repair protein mutL: MGIIKVLDESVSNIIAAGEVVENPASMLKELLENSLDAESKSIKIEVRSGGRHVIISDDGKGMTQDDLLLSVERHATSKIAKKEDLYNLFTYGFRGEALSSISAVSKMTLSSRTKDDETGSAITVSGGKITGLKEIQRNVGTTIEIKDLFFNTPARLKFLRKTTTEYMNIKDIIVQEALGNPNTAITLILDDKVSIKTTGNGIDNTIVEIFGRNVLKNSKPFSMGYLGNASLYRATRDSIFTFVNGRMVKSKLLENAIIDGYYTKLMKGKYPFAILFLEIDPKEVDVNVHPSKKIVKFSNESNIYGRVLKEIKNCFEGDDIFVSPTMEKTFEKENEALIDFQSFQSLFL; the protein is encoded by the coding sequence ATGGGAATAATAAAAGTATTAGACGAATCAGTTTCTAACATAATTGCAGCTGGAGAAGTAGTGGAAAATCCTGCCAGTATGCTGAAAGAACTTTTGGAAAATTCATTAGATGCAGAGAGTAAAAGTATAAAAATAGAAGTAAGATCTGGTGGAAGACATGTAATAATATCTGATGATGGAAAAGGAATGACTCAAGATGATCTACTTCTTTCTGTAGAAAGGCATGCTACAAGTAAAATAGCTAAAAAAGAGGATTTATATAATCTTTTTACATATGGATTTAGGGGAGAGGCTCTGTCTTCTATATCGGCAGTATCAAAAATGACTCTATCTTCTCGTACTAAAGATGATGAAACAGGATCAGCAATAACAGTTTCAGGTGGGAAAATAACAGGTCTTAAAGAGATACAGAGAAATGTAGGAACTACTATAGAAATAAAGGATTTATTTTTTAATACTCCTGCAAGGTTGAAGTTTTTGAGAAAGACTACAACAGAATATATGAATATAAAAGATATAATAGTACAGGAAGCACTGGGGAATCCCAATACTGCAATAACTCTTATATTAGACGATAAAGTGAGTATAAAAACAACTGGAAATGGGATAGATAACACTATTGTAGAAATATTTGGAAGAAATGTTCTAAAAAATTCAAAACCTTTTTCTATGGGATATTTGGGAAATGCTTCATTATATAGAGCAACAAGAGATTCTATATTCACATTTGTCAATGGTCGTATGGTAAAATCAAAACTTCTGGAGAATGCCATCATTGATGGATATTATACAAAGCTTATGAAGGGGAAATATCCTTTTGCAATATTATTTCTTGAGATAGACCCTAAAGAAGTAGATGTTAATGTGCATCCTTCAAAAAAAATAGTTAAGTTCTCAAATGAATCTAATATATATGGAAGAGTTTTAAAAGAGATAAAAAATTGTTTTGAAGGTGATGATATTTTTGTTTCTCCAACAATGGAAAAAACTTTTGAGAAAGAAAATGAAGCTTTAATAGATTTTCAGAGTTTTCAAAGTTTGTTCCTATGA
- a CDS encoding DNA uptake lipoprotein, translated as MKKIFMILFFIINSSIAFTYTYEDYDIFIQGKNAYRNGNYEEAQSKFETLLKSYSFSPILKNNYAFYFIGMTYYKMGEWKNAVYYLEKAVFSHKLSFFNRGSEIEKNIYFAERDYSLGDALIKMGNKETGLLYLKRLDYSTFSPITSHFEEKALELLAKEDIHYQNYYNLKYKNDFSHVGEIPTSELLKAAHFFLSKKEYEKAKKLYKIILKTPNITVQDKEKAESELFRTLIISGKNKEIIALADEYGKNGNKDLYFFYKGLAYYRLKDFSRCLYAFENVKGNRYASLALFYRTGIYYSFGDYDQVLKTAAKIPNKNIITEIMIANSYLKLGNNKLFEKKAESIIKKYPNSYEGMFYSFLLKNKDIDINKHNSVFKIGLILDNLLVNCKNIDENFISTVDKIEIEKISAIASMKDEELIKIEIENSSFINKYSIQNGYAITTILEKGEFFDLAYKNSSTYRKSFFEYKDLIKYNYPLYYKNIVDINSKKYDVPQELIYSAMLISSKFNKRLLSENSKIGLMQIPYESSKDIISLFDPQINIAIGTEKLKSLLESYKGNKLKSLIAYIYGEELLNRIQFDYDGDLNLDLITDPEERYELQNLILTYMFYKKLYNF; from the coding sequence ATGAAAAAAATATTTATGATTTTATTTTTTATTATAAATAGCTCCATAGCTTTTACTTACACTTATGAAGATTATGATATTTTTATTCAAGGAAAAAATGCTTATCGTAATGGCAACTATGAAGAAGCCCAAAGTAAATTTGAAACACTTTTAAAAAGCTATTCCTTTTCTCCTATTTTAAAAAATAATTATGCTTTCTATTTTATAGGAATGACTTATTATAAAATGGGAGAGTGGAAGAACGCTGTTTACTATCTTGAAAAAGCTGTTTTCAGTCATAAACTTTCTTTTTTTAACAGAGGATCAGAGATTGAAAAAAATATTTACTTTGCTGAAAGAGATTATTCTCTTGGTGATGCTCTCATAAAAATGGGAAATAAAGAAACTGGGCTGCTATATTTAAAAAGACTGGACTACTCTACTTTTTCTCCTATTACTTCACATTTTGAAGAAAAAGCTCTTGAATTGCTTGCAAAAGAAGATATTCACTATCAAAATTATTACAATCTTAAATATAAAAATGATTTCTCTCATGTTGGAGAGATTCCAACATCTGAACTTTTAAAAGCTGCTCATTTTTTCCTTTCAAAAAAGGAATATGAAAAAGCTAAAAAACTTTATAAAATAATTTTAAAAACTCCCAATATTACAGTACAAGATAAAGAAAAAGCTGAATCTGAGCTTTTTAGAACTTTAATCATCTCTGGCAAAAATAAAGAGATTATTGCTTTGGCAGATGAATATGGAAAAAATGGAAATAAGGATTTATATTTTTTCTATAAAGGGCTTGCCTACTATAGATTAAAAGATTTTTCAAGATGTCTTTATGCTTTTGAAAATGTAAAAGGAAACAGATATGCTTCTCTTGCATTATTTTATAGAACAGGTATATATTATTCCTTTGGTGATTATGACCAAGTATTAAAAACAGCTGCTAAAATACCAAATAAAAATATAATAACAGAAATAATGATTGCCAATTCCTACTTAAAACTTGGAAATAACAAACTTTTTGAAAAAAAAGCTGAAAGCATCATAAAAAAATATCCTAATTCATATGAAGGAATGTTTTATTCATTTCTCTTAAAAAATAAGGATATTGACATAAATAAGCATAATTCGGTTTTTAAAATTGGATTGATACTTGACAATCTTCTTGTAAACTGTAAAAATATAGATGAGAATTTTATCAGCACAGTAGATAAAATAGAAATTGAAAAAATATCAGCCATTGCTTCTATGAAAGACGAGGAACTTATTAAAATAGAAATTGAAAATAGTAGTTTTATTAATAAATATTCTATTCAAAATGGTTATGCAATAACTACAATTCTTGAAAAGGGAGAGTTTTTTGATCTTGCTTATAAAAATTCTTCTACATACAGAAAAAGTTTTTTTGAATATAAAGATTTAATAAAATATAATTATCCTTTGTATTACAAAAATATAGTTGATATAAATTCAAAAAAATATGATGTCCCTCAAGAACTTATTTATTCTGCAATGCTTATTTCCAGCAAATTTAATAAAAGGCTTTTATCAGAAAATTCCAAAATAGGTCTTATGCAGATTCCATATGAATCAAGTAAAGATATAATTTCTCTTTTTGATCCTCAAATAAATATAGCAATTGGAACTGAAAAGTTAAAATCTCTTCTTGAATCTTATAAAGGAAATAAGCTTAAATCTCTTATAGCATATATTTATGGGGAAGAACTTCTCAATAGAATACAATTTGATTATGATGGAGATTTGAATTTAGATTTAATAACTGATCCAGAGGAGCGATATGAACTGCAAAACCTAATACTTACATATATGTTTTATAAAAAATTATACAATTTTTAA
- the recJ_2 gene encoding Single-stranded-DNA-specific exonuclease recJ, whose product MRNTRWVYKDNPLKNNKDIKELNLDKDILNLLYNRNIIEKEEIKNFLDVDVKNIADPFSLKDVDKAVNRLVQAKENNETVWIYGDYDVDGITSVSLCFLALSELGIDVKYYIPLRDEGYGLNMEAINYIKNEGGTLVITVDCGISSHEEISHASSLGIDMIVTDHHEINNGNPKALAVINPKREDNDYSFKYLAGVGTAFMMIAALFKTLDKEEEVYKYLDIVAIGTVADIVPLLKENRIFVKEGLEHLRRSRWLGLNMLIKKIFEDYDIRKFNTYDIGFIIAPIFNAVGRLEDAKKAVELFIEKDHRVCSAAIKDLLEKNSERKEIQEEIFEKAIEKIENEKLYENSVLIVGEKGFHHGVIGIVASKVLDRYYKPTIIMEIKPDEGIATASCRSIEGFNIIEAINNFSDLLIKYGGHSGAAGFSIKIENIEEFSKKLNDYAKTAMEDSTLIKPIKVDRPLPFYKISYDFLDKISLLEPFGFGNPSPLFSLNNCQFDGLRLIGKDKNIL is encoded by the coding sequence ATGAGAAATACAAGATGGGTTTATAAAGATAATCCCTTAAAAAACAATAAGGATATTAAGGAACTTAATTTAGATAAAGATATTCTTAATCTTTTATATAATAGAAATATAATAGAAAAAGAGGAGATAAAAAATTTTCTTGATGTAGATGTAAAAAATATAGCTGATCCCTTTTCTCTAAAAGATGTAGACAAAGCTGTCAATAGACTTGTTCAAGCTAAAGAGAACAATGAAACTGTATGGATATATGGAGATTATGATGTTGATGGAATTACTTCAGTTTCTTTATGTTTTTTGGCTCTAAGTGAATTGGGAATTGATGTGAAATACTATATTCCATTGAGAGATGAAGGTTATGGCCTCAATATGGAAGCAATAAACTATATAAAAAATGAAGGTGGAACTCTCGTTATAACTGTTGACTGTGGTATCTCTTCACATGAAGAAATATCTCATGCCTCATCTTTAGGTATAGATATGATAGTTACTGACCATCATGAAATAAATAATGGCAATCCTAAAGCTCTAGCAGTTATCAATCCCAAAAGAGAAGATAACGACTATTCTTTTAAATATCTAGCAGGAGTAGGAACTGCTTTTATGATGATAGCTGCCCTTTTCAAAACTCTTGATAAAGAAGAAGAAGTTTACAAATATCTTGATATAGTTGCTATTGGTACTGTAGCTGATATCGTTCCTCTTCTTAAAGAAAATAGAATATTTGTAAAAGAAGGGTTGGAACATCTCAGAAGAAGTAGATGGCTTGGACTCAATATGCTGATTAAAAAAATTTTTGAGGACTATGATATAAGAAAATTTAATACTTATGACATAGGTTTCATAATAGCTCCTATATTTAATGCTGTTGGAAGATTGGAAGATGCTAAAAAAGCTGTTGAACTTTTTATAGAAAAAGATCACAGAGTATGCTCTGCAGCAATAAAAGACCTCTTAGAAAAAAATAGTGAAAGAAAAGAAATACAAGAGGAAATTTTTGAAAAAGCTATTGAAAAAATAGAAAATGAAAAACTTTATGAAAACAGTGTTCTTATAGTGGGAGAAAAGGGATTTCACCATGGGGTTATTGGTATAGTTGCTTCTAAAGTTCTGGACAGATATTATAAACCTACCATAATAATGGAAATAAAACCTGATGAAGGAATTGCTACTGCTTCATGCAGAAGTATAGAGGGATTTAATATTATAGAAGCCATCAATAATTTTTCTGACCTTCTTATCAAATATGGAGGACACAGTGGAGCTGCTGGGTTTTCAATAAAAATAGAAAACATTGAAGAATTCAGCAAAAAACTAAATGATTATGCTAAAACTGCAATGGAAGACAGCACTCTTATAAAACCAATTAAAGTGGATAGGCCACTTCCTTTTTATAAAATATCATATGATTTTTTAGATAAAATATCTCTTTTAGAGCCATTTGGTTTTGGTAATCCATCTCCTTTATTCTCATTAAATAACTGCCAATTTGATGGATTGAGGCTCATAGGAAAAGATAAAAACATATTATGA
- the ssuA gene encoding Putative aliphatic sulfonates-binding protein precursor, translating into MLKKIIVAAAMGTMLLIAGCGKEKTAVPKEINITYVKAPLNIPSILEKNRDMFGKEFSKDGIEVKFHELTTGPEQTQALAAGELDFLHALGGTSAIIAASNGVDLKITNIYSRSPKGFMLISKSSDIKEPKDLVGKKVAGPKGTILHQLLLTYLGKGDLKVDDIEFINMGLPEAMAALQSGNVDAALLAGPVALKAIKNGANVVTNGEGLVEGIVVTAVSGKFLKENPQLVDRFLKVNEEAVKFIKDDLETTLKITAEDTGLSKDEVMELYPLYDFNTEIKASDIEDLVKTQDFLIENGLQEKKIDINTIIKK; encoded by the coding sequence ATGTTGAAAAAAATCATTGTAGCTGCTGCAATGGGAACTATGCTTCTTATTGCTGGTTGTGGAAAAGAAAAAACTGCTGTACCAAAGGAGATTAATATAACCTATGTAAAAGCACCTTTAAACATACCATCTATTTTAGAAAAAAATAGAGATATGTTTGGAAAAGAATTTTCAAAAGATGGAATAGAGGTAAAATTTCATGAGCTTACAACAGGACCAGAACAGACACAGGCTTTAGCAGCAGGAGAGCTGGATTTTCTTCATGCACTCGGAGGAACATCAGCTATCATAGCAGCTTCTAATGGAGTAGATTTAAAAATAACTAATATTTACAGCAGATCACCAAAAGGATTTATGCTTATATCTAAATCTAGTGACATAAAGGAGCCAAAAGACTTAGTTGGTAAAAAAGTAGCTGGGCCAAAAGGAACTATACTTCATCAGCTTCTTCTGACTTATCTTGGAAAAGGAGATTTAAAAGTTGATGATATAGAATTTATTAATATGGGTCTTCCAGAAGCTATGGCAGCACTTCAAAGTGGAAATGTAGATGCTGCACTTTTAGCAGGACCAGTAGCCTTAAAAGCTATTAAAAATGGTGCAAATGTGGTAACTAATGGAGAAGGACTTGTTGAAGGAATAGTGGTTACTGCTGTGAGTGGAAAATTTCTTAAAGAAAATCCACAGCTTGTAGATAGATTTCTTAAAGTAAATGAAGAAGCTGTTAAATTTATAAAAGACGATCTTGAAACTACATTAAAAATAACAGCAGAGGATACAGGACTTTCAAAAGATGAAGTAATGGAGCTTTATCCATTATATGATTTTAATACTGAAATTAAAGCTTCTGATATAGAAGATTTGGTAAAAACTCAAGATTTCTTGATAGAAAACGGTCTTCAGGAAAAGAAAATAGATATCAATACTATCATAAAAAAATAA